AGGCGAAGCAGAAGGCTGCAGAGCGCTCCCAGGAGGGTCAGCGCCGCTGGCGCTCGCTGCAATCGGGCCTGCGCGCGATCGTCTCGGAGATGAAGCGCGTGACATGGCCCAGCCGAGAGGAGTGGGTGTCGGCCACCGTCGTGACGATCGGTTTGGTCGCGCTCGTCGCGCTTTGGACGGCCGCAGTCAGCCATATCGTCGAATTCTTGCTCGGTCTGCTGAAGGCGCCGGGAGCGTAAGGTGGCAGAAGAAGTCCAGGCACAGCAGCCGGACGGCGATCTCGCCTCCGAACTGCTCGCCGAGAGCACCGACCCCGACCGCAAGTGGTACGTCGTGCACACCTATTCCGGCTACGAGAACAAGGTGAAGGCCAACCTCGAGCGGCGCATCAAGTCCATGAACATGCAGGACTTCGTGTACCGCGTGCTCGTGCCCACGGACAAGGAAGTCGAATTCAAGGACGGCAAGCGCAAGGAAGTCGAGAAGAAGGTGTACCCGGGCTACGTGCTGGTCGAGATGAAGATGACCGATCAGTCGTGGTACGTGGTGCGCAACACGCAGGGCGTCACCGGTTTCGTCGGCTCGCCCGGTTCGGGCGAGAAGCCATTGCCGCTGGCCGACAAAGAAGTCAAAACGATCCTCAAGCAGATGGGCATCGAGACCCCGAAGCTCAAGATCGATTTCAAGAAGGGCGATCGCGTCAAGGTCACCTCCGGCCCATTCTTCGACTTCACGGGTACGGTCGACGAGATCGACGCCCAGAAGGAGCGTCTGCGCGCGCTCATCTCCATTTTCGGGCGCGAGACGCCGGTCGAGCTCGAGTTCTATCAGGTTGAAAAGGTATAGACGTGGCAAAGAAAGTCATCGCGAGGATCACGCTCCAGGTCCCGGCAGGCAAGGCCACGCCGGCGCAGCCCGTGGGTCCCGCGCTCGGTCAGCACGGCATCAATATCATGGAGTTCTGCAAGGCGTATAACGAGCGCACCGCAAGCCAAGCCGGCAACATAATCCCGGCGGTCATCACCGTGTTCGAGGATCGCTCGTTCACGTTCGTGACGAAGACGCCCCCGGCGGCCGATCTGATCAAGCGCGCGGCGGGCGTCGAAAAAGGCTCGGGCGAGCCCAATCGCAAGAAGGTCGGCAAGATCTCGTGGGACGATTGCCGCAAGATCGGCCAGATGAAGATGGCGGACCTCAACGCCAACGACGTCGAGGCCGCCGCCAAGATCGTCGCCGGCACCGCCCGCTCGATGGGCATCGATGTAGAATAACTTCAAGTGGGAGGCCCGCAGGCCGTTCGCACCACGGAGGAAACCATCCAATGACAAAACACGGCAAGAAATATCGCGAGAGCGTGAAGGCTTTCGGCGGCGAGCGGCTTTTCGCCGCCGACAAGGCGGTCGAGCTGCTCAAGGTGAGCGCAAAGGCGAAGTTCGACGAAACGGTAGAGCTTCATATCCGGCTCGGCATCGACCCGAAGAAATCTGATCAGACGGTTCGCGGCACGGTCGTGA
This window of the Candidatus Tumulicola sp. genome carries:
- the secE gene encoding preprotein translocase subunit SecE, encoding MKRITMPGKAEGDNGKAEAKQKAAERSQEGQRRWRSLQSGLRAIVSEMKRVTWPSREEWVSATVVTIGLVALVALWTAAVSHIVEFLLGLLKAPGA
- the nusG gene encoding transcription termination/antitermination protein NusG — its product is MLAESTDPDRKWYVVHTYSGYENKVKANLERRIKSMNMQDFVYRVLVPTDKEVEFKDGKRKEVEKKVYPGYVLVEMKMTDQSWYVVRNTQGVTGFVGSPGSGEKPLPLADKEVKTILKQMGIETPKLKIDFKKGDRVKVTSGPFFDFTGTVDEIDAQKERLRALISIFGRETPVELEFYQVEKV
- the rplK gene encoding 50S ribosomal protein L11, giving the protein MAKKVIARITLQVPAGKATPAQPVGPALGQHGINIMEFCKAYNERTASQAGNIIPAVITVFEDRSFTFVTKTPPAADLIKRAAGVEKGSGEPNRKKVGKISWDDCRKIGQMKMADLNANDVEAAAKIVAGTARSMGIDVE